In one Nisaea sediminum genomic region, the following are encoded:
- a CDS encoding sensor histidine kinase — protein MKQSSPHRIERPAVYDAAADLMFQRIEPLFSSNLPALANVAIAALISFAARDHVPSIYLLGWVLLTGGFSLYRVYLVDRFRRSDPEPSEAPLWERRMFLCAAAQGLVWSLTGLAVARFPMPIEVLGIVSVGVCGMLAGATFTLTGSQRIFRVYVLPAGIGLITGIMFIDKPGGQVIALMGLVYLTVVLVWGREIGRSAEERLALAAEKEHLLANLEFAQRETELEKEFKQETFNKLGHELRTPLNSIIGFAEVIASEAVGPVGTSKYKEYASLVAESGKHLSNLIDEMLTLVKGDSLQAGAHSEPVDVSEIMVFCRDMLAPFAKTRGIELRLIRGEENLPPVRIDPLKLRQVLINLLNNAIHYTLQGGRIELTAKRNGGDAIEISVSDTGIGMSEADIPKALEPFNQLENGKTHNPHGKGIGLALSKKFVELYGGRMDIESELGVGTTITVRLPAGARGSA, from the coding sequence ATGAAGCAGTCTTCTCCGCATCGGATCGAGAGACCTGCTGTCTACGATGCAGCGGCCGATCTGATGTTTCAGCGCATTGAACCGCTCTTCAGTTCGAATCTTCCGGCGCTTGCCAACGTCGCGATCGCGGCGCTGATTTCTTTTGCCGCCAGGGATCATGTTCCATCCATCTATCTCCTCGGATGGGTGCTCCTCACGGGAGGGTTTTCTCTCTACCGCGTGTACCTGGTCGACAGATTTCGCCGGTCAGACCCGGAACCTTCGGAGGCGCCCCTCTGGGAGCGCCGGATGTTCCTCTGTGCGGCGGCGCAGGGTCTCGTCTGGTCTCTGACCGGCCTCGCGGTCGCGCGTTTCCCGATGCCGATCGAGGTTCTCGGGATCGTCTCTGTCGGGGTCTGCGGGATGCTGGCGGGGGCCACCTTCACACTTACGGGCAGCCAGAGAATCTTCAGGGTCTATGTCTTGCCGGCCGGGATCGGGTTGATCACGGGAATTATGTTCATCGATAAGCCGGGAGGGCAGGTGATCGCCCTCATGGGCCTTGTCTATCTCACTGTCGTGCTGGTCTGGGGACGCGAGATCGGGCGCTCGGCCGAAGAACGGCTCGCGCTGGCGGCGGAAAAGGAGCATCTGCTCGCCAATCTGGAATTCGCGCAGCGCGAGACCGAACTGGAGAAGGAATTCAAGCAGGAGACCTTCAACAAGCTGGGTCACGAACTGAGAACGCCGCTTAACAGCATCATCGGGTTCGCCGAGGTTATCGCGAGCGAGGCCGTCGGACCGGTCGGGACCTCGAAATACAAGGAGTATGCGTCGCTCGTCGCGGAGAGCGGGAAGCATCTTTCCAATCTGATCGACGAGATGCTCACTCTCGTAAAGGGCGACTCCCTGCAGGCTGGAGCCCATAGCGAGCCGGTGGATGTGAGCGAGATCATGGTGTTTTGCCGGGACATGCTCGCGCCCTTTGCCAAGACGCGGGGGATCGAGCTGCGCCTGATCCGCGGCGAGGAAAATCTTCCGCCGGTCCGGATCGATCCTCTGAAGTTGCGTCAGGTCCTGATCAATCTGCTCAACAATGCCATTCACTACACGCTGCAGGGTGGAAGGATCGAGCTGACGGCGAAACGGAATGGGGGCGACGCCATCGAGATCAGTGTCTCCGACACCGGGATCGGAATGTCCGAAGCGGATATCCCGAAAGCCCTCGAGCCGTTCAATCAGCTTGAAAACGGCAAGACCCACAATCCGCACGGCAAGGGTATCGGGCTGGCGCTCTCGAAGAAGTTCGTTGAACTCTACGGCGGGCGCATGGATATCGAGAGCGAACTCGGGGTCGGCACGACGATCACGGTCCGATTGCCGGCTGGTGCGAGAGGATCTGCATAA
- a CDS encoding acetate--CoA ligase family protein: protein MSKMRAILNPACVAVVGASNDPAKLTGRPIAFLQKHGYAGAIYPVNPRYEEIAGLRSYANVADLPEAPDLGLVLVGAHRVVEAVRDLAARGTKAAIVLASGFGEAGADGRERQEQLREAAGGMRILGPNTIGAVNLTEGIPLTASGAMEVEDLPAGKIALLSQSGGILGSLLSRAVARGIGFSKLVATGNEADLEVSDFLEALAEDDETKVVALYLETIRDVRKFRSAATKATAAGKSIVAYKVGRSESGARSAVSHTGALAGADEVYDALFKQLGIIRARTFADLLDIPAALAQGRAMTSNRVAIVTSTGGAATVVADNVGLLGLEVPAPDTETAGKLIELELKEAELDRNPIDVTLAGLRPDLFRAVLRILVESPSYDAIVVVVGSSSIAQPDLVAQPVLETLALTDKPILAYVSPDAPGIIRQLNARGIPAFAAPESCASALHSLAAPRDGRNESASNAKNIDCSDVPAGTLNEADAKKVFARFGISVTREVTAETPDAAAKAAGDFGGRVAIKILSNEILHKSEMGGVVLNVDPADVGRECAAMMARVRAATSAKIDGFLVQEMVTGGVELILGYNRDPQLGAYVLLGAGGVTTELYNDVAIRLLPLDRASARDMIDEIKAGALLRGFRGKPKADIEALIDAMIAFSAMAETLDSRLSEAEINPVFVLPEGQGAWAGDSLIVLD from the coding sequence ATGTCCAAGATGCGCGCCATTCTGAACCCGGCCTGCGTTGCTGTCGTCGGGGCCTCGAACGATCCGGCAAAGCTGACCGGGCGACCGATTGCCTTCCTGCAAAAGCATGGGTACGCGGGCGCGATTTATCCGGTCAACCCGCGCTATGAAGAGATTGCCGGGCTGAGAAGTTATGCCAACGTCGCGGACCTACCGGAAGCGCCGGATCTGGGCCTCGTGCTTGTGGGTGCGCATCGAGTTGTCGAGGCAGTGCGCGATCTGGCAGCGCGCGGGACCAAAGCGGCGATTGTCCTTGCTTCAGGTTTCGGCGAGGCGGGAGCGGACGGCCGCGAGCGGCAGGAGCAATTGCGTGAAGCGGCAGGAGGCATGCGCATTCTCGGGCCTAATACCATTGGCGCCGTGAACCTGACCGAGGGGATTCCGCTGACCGCGTCAGGAGCGATGGAAGTCGAGGACCTGCCGGCCGGCAAGATCGCTCTTCTGTCGCAATCGGGAGGCATCCTCGGTTCGCTGTTGTCGCGGGCCGTTGCACGAGGCATCGGCTTTTCCAAGCTGGTGGCCACGGGCAACGAGGCCGATCTGGAAGTCTCGGATTTTCTTGAGGCGCTGGCTGAGGATGACGAGACGAAAGTGGTCGCGCTTTATCTGGAAACCATCCGCGACGTACGCAAGTTCCGCTCGGCGGCCACAAAGGCGACCGCAGCCGGTAAGTCCATCGTTGCCTACAAGGTCGGGCGCTCGGAATCCGGCGCGCGCTCTGCGGTGTCGCACACCGGCGCGCTGGCCGGAGCCGACGAGGTTTATGATGCGCTATTCAAGCAGCTTGGCATCATCCGCGCCCGGACCTTTGCCGACCTGTTGGACATTCCGGCGGCGCTGGCACAAGGCCGTGCGATGACAAGCAATCGTGTGGCCATCGTGACCTCGACCGGCGGTGCCGCCACTGTGGTGGCGGACAATGTCGGTCTATTGGGCCTGGAAGTACCCGCACCCGACACGGAGACCGCCGGCAAGCTGATCGAGCTGGAACTGAAGGAGGCAGAGCTTGACCGGAACCCGATTGACGTGACGCTGGCCGGGCTGCGTCCCGACCTCTTCCGCGCGGTCCTGCGGATATTGGTCGAAAGCCCCAGCTATGACGCGATTGTCGTGGTTGTCGGGTCGTCGTCGATTGCCCAACCCGATTTGGTCGCTCAGCCGGTTCTTGAAACGCTGGCACTGACCGACAAACCCATTTTGGCTTACGTCAGTCCGGATGCGCCCGGCATCATCCGCCAGCTCAATGCCAGGGGGATTCCGGCTTTTGCCGCGCCCGAAAGCTGTGCTTCGGCCTTGCACTCTCTGGCAGCGCCGAGGGATGGGCGAAATGAAAGCGCCTCGAATGCGAAGAATATTGATTGCAGCGATGTTCCTGCCGGAACGCTCAACGAGGCGGACGCTAAGAAGGTATTTGCCCGCTTCGGCATATCGGTGACGCGCGAAGTCACGGCAGAGACACCGGACGCGGCGGCGAAAGCCGCAGGCGATTTCGGCGGCCGTGTGGCAATCAAGATTCTGTCGAACGAGATTCTGCACAAGTCCGAGATGGGCGGTGTCGTGTTGAACGTCGATCCGGCAGACGTAGGTCGTGAATGCGCGGCCATGATGGCCCGCGTGCGGGCGGCGACATCGGCAAAGATTGACGGCTTTCTCGTGCAGGAAATGGTCACGGGCGGGGTCGAGCTGATCCTCGGATACAATCGCGATCCTCAACTGGGAGCCTATGTCCTGCTGGGGGCGGGCGGCGTGACGACCGAGTTGTATAACGACGTGGCGATCCGTCTTTTGCCGCTGGACCGTGCCAGCGCAAGGGACATGATCGACGAGATAAAGGCAGGCGCTCTGCTTCGGGGATTCCGCGGCAAACCCAAGGCCGACATCGAGGCTCTGATCGACGCCATGATCGCATTTTCGGCCATGGCGGAGACTCTCGATAGTCGCCTTAGTGAAGCCGAGATCAACCCGGTTTTCGTTCTGCCGGAAGGACAGGGAGCGTGGGCCGGCGACAGCCTGATCGTGCTCGACTGA
- a CDS encoding tripartite tricarboxylate transporter permease, with protein MTETLSFLATSWFDPWLLFLTAAGTFAGIYVGAIPGLSVTMATSILISFTFKWEVNDALALIAGIFVGGVYGGSRTAILLNIPGAPSAIATALEGYPMAKRGEAGEAIGLTTVMSVFGGFVGIIALALFAPAISSFALKFQSRDYLLLGLIGILLVGTLSGESFAKGVFAGALGVLIGMVGLDPMTAEGRFTFGSITLMGGIPYVAAMIGFFGVAEALVQLHGLDRAAVKQKIDRIIPHLSDVKRYFALAIRASGIGTIIGALPGTGGDIAALLAYDHAKRSTKNPEVPFGQGNKEGLVAPEAANNAAVGGAFIPMLTLGIPGDAVTAVIIGALFIHGLKPGPLLLTDTPHLFWFTVGNLALANVFLLIFGLTGIKIFTKIVECPKAILIPLIIVLSAVGTYAIQNDPAHIYWMLGFGVVGYFMKTYGFQVGPVILGVILGPMMDENYRRAMIGAREDVGTFFWDLVSNPITAVLTISFLLMLASQTPLWRWARSLLARKS; from the coding sequence ATGACGGAAACCCTCTCCTTCCTCGCCACGTCCTGGTTCGATCCCTGGCTCCTGTTCCTGACTGCGGCCGGAACGTTCGCCGGCATCTATGTCGGCGCGATCCCCGGCCTTTCGGTCACCATGGCGACCTCGATCCTGATCTCTTTCACCTTCAAATGGGAGGTGAACGACGCCCTCGCGCTGATCGCCGGCATCTTCGTCGGTGGCGTCTATGGCGGCTCCCGTACCGCGATACTGCTGAACATCCCGGGCGCGCCGAGCGCCATCGCCACCGCCCTCGAGGGCTATCCGATGGCCAAACGCGGCGAGGCCGGCGAGGCGATCGGGCTGACCACCGTGATGTCCGTCTTCGGCGGCTTTGTCGGGATCATCGCGCTCGCCCTCTTCGCCCCGGCGATCTCGAGCTTCGCGCTCAAGTTCCAGTCTCGCGACTATCTCCTTCTCGGACTGATCGGCATCCTGCTCGTCGGCACCCTCTCCGGCGAGAGCTTCGCCAAGGGCGTCTTCGCCGGCGCCCTCGGTGTGCTGATCGGCATGGTCGGGCTCGATCCGATGACCGCGGAAGGACGCTTCACCTTCGGCTCGATCACGCTGATGGGCGGCATTCCCTATGTCGCCGCGATGATCGGCTTCTTCGGCGTCGCCGAGGCGCTGGTACAGCTGCACGGCCTCGACCGGGCGGCGGTCAAACAGAAGATCGACCGGATCATTCCGCACCTGTCAGATGTGAAACGCTACTTCGCGCTTGCGATCCGCGCATCGGGGATCGGCACCATCATCGGTGCCCTGCCCGGCACCGGCGGAGACATCGCGGCCTTGCTCGCCTACGATCACGCCAAGCGCTCGACCAAGAATCCGGAAGTGCCGTTCGGCCAGGGAAACAAGGAAGGGCTGGTTGCCCCCGAAGCGGCCAACAACGCTGCGGTCGGCGGAGCCTTCATACCGATGCTGACCCTTGGCATCCCGGGCGACGCCGTGACGGCGGTCATCATCGGCGCCCTCTTCATTCACGGCCTGAAACCCGGCCCGCTATTGCTGACCGACACACCGCATCTGTTCTGGTTCACAGTCGGCAATCTGGCGCTGGCCAATGTCTTCCTTCTGATCTTCGGCCTGACCGGCATCAAGATCTTCACCAAGATCGTCGAATGCCCGAAAGCGATCCTGATCCCGCTGATCATCGTCCTTTCAGCGGTCGGAACCTACGCCATCCAGAACGACCCGGCCCACATCTATTGGATGCTCGGCTTCGGCGTGGTTGGCTACTTCATGAAGACCTACGGCTTCCAGGTCGGACCGGTCATTCTCGGGGTCATTCTCGGGCCGATGATGGACGAGAACTACCGAAGGGCCATGATCGGTGCCCGCGAAGATGTCGGAACCTTCTTCTGGGATCTGGTTTCGAACCCGATCACGGCCGTGCTGACCATATCCTTCCTGCTGATGCTCGCCTCGCAGACCCCGCTCTGGCGCTGGGCACGGAGCCTCTTGGCACGGAAAAGCTAG
- a CDS encoding enoyl-CoA hydratase/isomerase family protein — MNTAVSLPEFITVSNCEGIATITLDRPDKRNAINDQMRAELIAAFTDADADTEVRGIILTGAGKSFCSGGDIAGMRARLEAPSGEVAFNGWKRQKSTHRGVAAIHGVTKPVIAAINGDAYGLGLDMALACDFIIAAEGSEMSMSFIKRGLVSDGGGMYFLPRRVGLPKAKELIFSAKVMATAEALAIGLIDRVAAPGALLDEAHAWAKELTVGSATAIALTKEIIDKTFERSDEEIFALGRKAQAVCYTTAEHRKAVEDFLNKLSK, encoded by the coding sequence ATGAACACCGCAGTTTCTCTGCCAGAGTTCATCACCGTTTCCAACTGCGAGGGAATCGCCACGATCACGCTGGATCGCCCCGACAAGCGCAATGCGATCAACGATCAGATGCGTGCGGAATTGATTGCGGCTTTTACAGACGCGGATGCTGACACGGAGGTCCGCGGGATCATCCTGACCGGCGCAGGCAAGAGCTTTTGCTCGGGCGGCGATATAGCTGGGATGCGGGCGCGACTTGAGGCGCCCTCTGGCGAGGTGGCCTTCAACGGCTGGAAAAGGCAGAAGAGCACGCACCGCGGCGTGGCCGCCATCCACGGGGTCACCAAACCTGTGATCGCGGCGATCAACGGCGATGCATATGGCCTTGGGCTCGACATGGCGCTGGCCTGCGATTTCATCATCGCTGCCGAAGGCTCCGAGATGTCGATGAGCTTTATCAAGCGGGGCCTCGTGTCAGATGGTGGCGGCATGTATTTCCTGCCTCGCCGCGTCGGCTTGCCCAAAGCCAAGGAACTGATCTTTTCGGCCAAGGTCATGGCAACTGCGGAAGCGCTGGCTATCGGCTTGATCGACCGAGTTGCTGCCCCCGGCGCGCTGCTGGACGAGGCGCATGCGTGGGCGAAGGAGCTGACCGTGGGTTCCGCCACGGCAATCGCCCTGACCAAGGAAATCATCGACAAGACCTTCGAGCGGTCGGATGAGGAGATCTTCGCGCTTGGCCGCAAGGCGCAGGCGGTCTGCTACACGACGGCGGAACACCGAAAAGCGGTCGAAGATTTTCTCAACAAGCTGTCGAAATAA
- a CDS encoding LysR family transcriptional regulator gives MEKALTLRQIEVIRAIMVSGSIAGAARLLNVAQPGVSRTIKHLDSVLGIKLFTRQGGRFTPTPEARDVFAQLQEVHKKLDDLQFSINQLGRGQDVELSIGSVPSIAHVMVPRAAARLKGRFPDIKLNIEVLKIEEAIDFLMLGRGELVCMSYKFDHPSIEFLPLARGSLVCIVGANDPQAKRKSITPEEISKRPLIGIDPNDPYGGIMARIFEERGLSYDIAIRARFGTTVVQLVKQGMGMAVIDRFTIGDELDMDGRVAVLPIEADTSFETYVAVRKDLEFSGFAEQFVIELREEMAGDATEHFLAKP, from the coding sequence TTGGAAAAGGCACTGACGCTGCGTCAGATCGAAGTAATCAGGGCGATAATGGTCAGCGGCTCGATCGCCGGCGCCGCACGCCTGCTTAATGTGGCGCAGCCCGGCGTCAGCAGGACCATCAAGCATTTGGATTCGGTGCTCGGCATCAAGCTGTTCACGCGTCAGGGCGGGCGCTTCACCCCAACGCCAGAAGCGCGCGACGTCTTCGCCCAGCTGCAGGAAGTCCACAAGAAGCTCGACGATCTTCAATTCTCGATCAACCAGCTTGGGCGCGGGCAGGACGTCGAACTCTCGATCGGTTCGGTTCCCAGCATCGCCCATGTGATGGTGCCTCGAGCTGCCGCCCGCCTGAAGGGCCGCTTCCCGGACATCAAACTGAATATCGAGGTGCTGAAGATTGAGGAAGCCATCGACTTCCTTATGCTTGGACGGGGTGAACTGGTCTGCATGAGCTACAAGTTCGACCATCCCTCCATCGAGTTCCTGCCGCTCGCACGCGGCAGCCTCGTCTGTATCGTCGGCGCGAATGACCCGCAGGCGAAGAGAAAATCGATCACGCCGGAAGAGATCTCGAAGCGCCCGCTGATCGGTATCGATCCGAACGACCCCTACGGCGGCATCATGGCGCGCATATTCGAGGAGCGCGGTCTCTCATACGACATCGCAATCCGCGCGCGCTTCGGGACGACCGTCGTTCAGTTGGTGAAGCAGGGCATGGGAATGGCGGTGATCGACCGCTTCACGATTGGCGACGAACTCGACATGGACGGACGCGTCGCGGTCCTGCCGATCGAGGCGGACACCTCTTTCGAGACCTATGTCGCAGTTCGCAAGGACCTTGAATTCTCCGGCTTTGCCGAGCAGTTCGTAATCGAGTTACGTGAGGAGATGGCGGGAGACGCAACGGAGCATTTCCTCGCCAAACCATAA
- a CDS encoding Bug family tripartite tricarboxylate transporter substrate binding protein, which yields MIRTLFGAVTALALFTGAAAQADYPEREVLGVVMWGAGGATDTVARAVNPAAEEALGKPIVVLNKSGGAGAISTAFVNAAPADGYTFLYGAENPQLHPVMGVSKLDYSSFYPVNILGRGVAVVVVPADSKYKSMADLLADIKANPGAVKMGSTGPGGLPSTVGALIKNSAPFDVTAIPFGGEGPGLTAMLGGEVDFMPSGISAAAEQIKAGKMRALAVVNPTAVDTLPGVPPITDAIPDMKKFLPWGPFYGVFVRGDVPDDVKATMVAAFKKAATSEAFTTLMANRGNVVMNISGDEAVTFLKKWQQVTAWALQDTGAAKVNPETIGIPRP from the coding sequence ATGATCCGAACGCTTTTTGGAGCGGTGACCGCTCTCGCCCTCTTCACCGGCGCGGCCGCACAGGCCGATTATCCCGAACGTGAAGTGCTCGGCGTCGTCATGTGGGGCGCCGGCGGCGCCACGGACACCGTTGCCCGCGCCGTCAACCCGGCCGCCGAGGAGGCTCTCGGCAAGCCGATCGTCGTGCTGAACAAGTCCGGCGGTGCCGGCGCCATCTCGACCGCTTTCGTGAACGCCGCCCCGGCCGACGGCTACACGTTTCTTTACGGTGCGGAAAACCCGCAGCTGCATCCTGTCATGGGGGTCTCGAAGCTCGACTATTCCAGCTTCTATCCGGTGAACATTCTTGGACGCGGCGTCGCTGTCGTCGTGGTCCCGGCGGACTCCAAGTACAAGTCGATGGCGGACCTTCTGGCGGACATCAAGGCCAATCCCGGAGCGGTCAAGATGGGATCGACCGGTCCCGGCGGACTGCCGAGCACGGTCGGCGCGCTGATCAAGAACTCCGCGCCGTTCGACGTCACCGCCATTCCGTTCGGCGGTGAAGGCCCCGGCCTCACGGCCATGCTCGGCGGCGAGGTCGATTTCATGCCCTCCGGCATTTCCGCCGCGGCCGAACAGATCAAGGCCGGCAAGATGCGCGCGCTCGCGGTGGTGAACCCGACCGCAGTCGACACGCTTCCGGGCGTACCGCCGATCACCGACGCCATCCCCGACATGAAGAAGTTCCTTCCCTGGGGCCCCTTCTACGGCGTCTTCGTGCGCGGTGACGTGCCGGACGACGTCAAGGCGACCATGGTCGCAGCGTTCAAGAAGGCGGCGACCAGCGAAGCTTTCACGACCCTGATGGCGAACCGCGGCAACGTGGTGATGAACATCTCCGGCGACGAGGCCGTGACCTTCCTGAAGAAATGGCAGCAGGTGACCGCCTGGGCCCTTCAGGATACCGGCGCCGCCAAGGTGAACCCGGAAACCATCGGTATCCCGCGTCCGTAA
- the gcvA gene encoding transcriptional regulator GcvA codes for MMHPVPPLNPLRTFEVAARLCSLTLAAEELNVSQVAVSRQVKTLEDYLGVALFRRLHRGVELTDEGRQLYEGISHAFQDIATAARRVSRRGRRDILAIQSYTTFSQRWLIPRLTNFHDTHPRIEVRLSSSIAPVDFESQNLDAAIRAGKGDWPNLHSEKLVDVELIPVCTPEYQRQHKLIEPDELGRVRLLHSMARPTDWTAWIKRVGAEVDPEPGIRFENSALAYEAASMDSGVALAVKIFVKRQLQSGSLVAPFGDLTCYSGEGYFLTWPKNSEPSRTLIKFLDWMRDRIKVESYERGADAVE; via the coding sequence ATGATGCACCCGGTTCCTCCCCTTAATCCGCTGCGCACTTTCGAAGTTGCAGCACGTCTGTGCAGTCTGACGCTGGCTGCGGAGGAGTTGAACGTCAGTCAGGTCGCGGTCAGCCGTCAGGTCAAGACGCTGGAGGATTATCTGGGGGTGGCCCTGTTCCGGCGCTTGCATCGCGGCGTGGAACTTACCGATGAGGGGCGTCAGCTGTACGAAGGAATATCCCACGCTTTCCAGGATATCGCCACGGCCGCGCGACGTGTGTCCCGTCGCGGGCGGCGCGACATCCTAGCCATACAATCCTATACGACATTCTCGCAGCGTTGGCTCATCCCGCGCCTGACAAATTTTCACGATACGCACCCACGCATTGAGGTGCGCCTGAGTTCCTCGATCGCGCCTGTCGATTTCGAAAGCCAGAATCTGGATGCCGCGATCAGAGCCGGGAAAGGCGATTGGCCGAACCTGCATTCCGAGAAGTTGGTCGACGTCGAACTCATCCCGGTCTGCACTCCCGAATATCAGCGACAGCACAAGCTAATCGAACCGGACGAACTCGGGCGTGTGCGCCTGCTGCACTCAATGGCGCGCCCGACGGACTGGACCGCATGGATCAAACGAGTCGGCGCGGAGGTTGACCCGGAGCCTGGTATTCGCTTCGAAAATTCGGCGCTGGCCTATGAAGCGGCGTCCATGGATAGCGGGGTCGCACTGGCCGTGAAGATTTTCGTCAAACGACAATTGCAGAGCGGCAGTCTGGTTGCGCCATTCGGCGACCTGACCTGTTACAGTGGCGAAGGATATTTTTTGACATGGCCCAAGAATTCGGAACCGTCACGCACCTTGATCAAGTTCCTCGATTGGATGCGCGACCGCATCAAGGTCGAGAGTTATGAACGCGGAGCAGACGCCGTCGAATAG
- a CDS encoding tripartite tricarboxylate transporter TctB family protein yields MTSIPTRRPGELVFAIALLAFSLVALWQAHDISGFSSLTSAGVFPMLASGAMILAALFNLVACLAKPRADGGRAKAFPRFFHEVLPLRHVALLGLILLYLMAMPWLGFIASSGLFLFAAFFLLWRKGPVPTALLAAFSLGAIYVVFRLVFQVVLPQGSLLRGLF; encoded by the coding sequence ATGACCTCGATCCCCACCCGGCGTCCCGGCGAGCTTGTCTTCGCCATTGCCCTGCTCGCCTTCAGCCTTGTGGCCCTCTGGCAGGCGCACGACATTTCCGGTTTTTCCAGCCTCACCTCGGCCGGTGTCTTTCCGATGCTCGCCTCCGGCGCGATGATACTGGCGGCGCTCTTCAATCTCGTCGCTTGCCTCGCCAAGCCCCGGGCGGACGGAGGCCGCGCCAAGGCGTTTCCGCGGTTTTTCCACGAGGTCCTGCCGCTACGGCATGTCGCGCTGCTCGGTCTGATCCTGCTCTATCTCATGGCGATGCCGTGGCTCGGCTTTATCGCCAGCTCGGGGCTTTTCCTCTTCGCCGCGTTTTTCCTGCTCTGGCGCAAAGGGCCGGTCCCGACCGCCCTGCTGGCCGCGTTCTCGCTCGGAGCTATCTACGTTGTCTTCCGCCTCGTGTTCCAGGTCGTACTGCCGCAGGGCTCCCTGTTGAGAGGGCTGTTCTGA
- the pcaF gene encoding 3-oxoadipyl-CoA thiolase, protein MTDVYICDYIRTPIGRYGGALSSVRADDLGAIPLRALVERNPRLNLAAVDEVIFGCANQAGEDNRNVARMSLLLAGFPDSVPGTTINRLCGSGMDAVITASRAIKAGEAEVIIAGGVESMSRAPFVMPKATTAFGRGNEIHDTTIGWRFVNPLMKAQYGVDSMPETAENVAEDFGVSRADQDAFALRSQHKAAAAMESGRLAQEITAVSIPQRKGDPVVVTMDEHPRPSTRLEDLQNLKTFVKADGSVTAGNSSGVNDGAAALVLATMEAAEKNGLTPIARVLGGAAAGVAPRIMGFGPAPASKKMMARLGLVQQDFAVIELNEAFASQGLATLRDLGIPDDDARVNRNGGAIALGHPLGMSGARITGTAMLDLKPGEKSLSTMCIGVGQGIAIALERL, encoded by the coding sequence ATGACGGACGTTTACATATGCGACTACATTCGCACGCCGATCGGCCGCTATGGCGGTGCGCTGTCTTCGGTGCGCGCTGACGATTTGGGGGCAATTCCGTTGCGGGCGCTGGTCGAGCGAAATCCACGGCTGAATTTGGCCGCCGTCGATGAGGTCATCTTCGGTTGCGCCAATCAGGCAGGCGAAGATAACCGTAACGTAGCCCGGATGTCGCTGCTGCTGGCAGGCTTCCCGGACAGCGTGCCCGGCACGACGATCAATCGGCTCTGCGGGTCAGGCATGGATGCTGTGATCACGGCGTCGCGCGCGATCAAGGCCGGAGAAGCCGAAGTGATTATCGCGGGCGGCGTCGAGTCCATGTCCCGCGCTCCCTTCGTGATGCCCAAGGCGACGACGGCCTTCGGCCGCGGCAACGAAATCCACGACACGACGATCGGCTGGCGCTTCGTCAACCCGCTGATGAAGGCTCAGTACGGCGTCGACAGCATGCCGGAAACGGCGGAGAACGTGGCCGAGGATTTTGGCGTCAGCCGCGCCGATCAGGATGCGTTCGCTCTACGATCGCAGCACAAGGCTGCTGCGGCGATGGAGAGTGGGCGACTGGCGCAGGAAATTACCGCTGTCAGCATCCCCCAGCGCAAGGGCGATCCGGTCGTGGTGACGATGGATGAACACCCACGCCCGTCGACAAGGCTCGAGGATCTGCAGAACCTCAAGACCTTCGTAAAAGCTGACGGCAGTGTGACGGCGGGCAATTCCTCGGGAGTCAATGACGGCGCGGCGGCGTTGGTTCTGGCGACGATGGAAGCCGCCGAGAAAAACGGGCTGACTCCGATTGCCAGGGTTCTGGGCGGTGCAGCCGCCGGCGTCGCTCCGCGCATCATGGGTTTTGGCCCGGCGCCCGCATCTAAGAAGATGATGGCAAGGCTTGGCCTTGTGCAACAGGACTTCGCGGTCATCGAACTGAACGAAGCCTTTGCCTCTCAAGGTCTGGCGACCCTGCGTGATCTGGGAATTCCTGATGACGATGCTCGCGTAAACCGCAATGGCGGCGCCATCGCATTGGGTCACCCTCTCGGCATGTCGGGTGCGCGGATCACAGGTACGGCGATGTTGGATTTGAAACCGGGTGAGAAATCGCTGTCGACCATGTGCATCGGCGTCGGCCAGGGGATCGCCATAGCGTTGGAACGGCTCTAG
- a CDS encoding aldehyde dehydrogenase family protein, whose translation MIEDGPVVAVYRYRALQDAIRQANALPTAFQASIFAQDVDVAMQAADRLDASAVMINDPTAFRTDWMPVAANPAMAPETSLTPCATWHRKSKLAKSAGWTQSGH comes from the coding sequence GTGATTGAAGACGGCCCTGTTGTTGCGGTTTATCGCTATCGCGCTCTACAGGATGCGATCCGACAGGCGAACGCGCTGCCGACTGCCTTTCAGGCCAGTATTTTCGCGCAGGATGTCGATGTCGCGATGCAAGCCGCCGACCGGCTCGATGCTTCGGCGGTGATGATCAATGATCCCACCGCTTTCCGGACCGACTGGATGCCGGTCGCCGCGAATCCGGCTATGGCACCGGAGACATCCCTTACACCATGCGCGACATGGCACAGGAAGAGCAAGTTGGCTAAATCGGCCGGTTGGACCCAAAGCGGACATTGA